In Bacillus cereus ATCC 14579, a single window of DNA contains:
- a CDS encoding MarR family winged helix-turn-helix transcriptional regulator: MTSSCSKEAIIVYKLHFLNKEVSSKFEGCTGMSQSRLELILQLFEVGEISQKALQQEVNIDNAAITRHLKQLEANEMIVRRKNPDDNRITLVSLTEEGRNKIQAFQEEKERFAASAFKGLSEEERDNLLNMLNHIQENIKEL; encoded by the coding sequence TTGACAAGTTCATGCTCAAAAGAAGCGATTATTGTATATAAATTACACTTTCTAAATAAAGAAGTAAGTTCGAAATTTGAAGGGTGTACGGGTATGAGCCAGTCTCGATTAGAGCTTATACTTCAATTATTTGAAGTAGGTGAAATTAGTCAAAAAGCACTTCAGCAAGAAGTGAATATTGATAATGCTGCGATAACAAGGCATTTAAAGCAGCTTGAGGCCAATGAAATGATTGTAAGACGTAAAAATCCAGATGATAACAGAATTACGTTAGTTTCTCTTACTGAAGAGGGGCGAAATAAAATTCAGGCGTTTCAAGAAGAAAAAGAACGTTTTGCAGCATCTGCATTTAAAGGATTAAGTGAGGAAGAACGCGATAATCTTTTAAATATGTTAAATCACATTCAAGAAAATATAAAAGAATTATAA
- a CDS encoding DUF58 domain-containing protein has protein sequence MNQQLVYTPLAEPFVMGVMSVVAVILSVFSSNLLFLSLVFLYVILIGAMHVYIRKVSRVEWEYSQGNSNVFIGETNMCKMKISNKSIFPILNIVFRFKCENKLTWNHDEINKNHSTGSNYYMNFNLKGRESVSFDLQAVALKRGIAKWEEVEIVITDLFGFITNHITYKQVDTPSYLVLPAVPKIQVPELQEWSRGFRKAMSSPLYDETKVMGVKSYENEDFRSIHWSATAKTGTIIAKKYERTQCDKYAIYLNLQNKSGVSLRNDIEELIELTAGICKQLLMQNCSFEVWINSVKDNGLLHIKNGDNRKHLQNVLKVLASISDQDTPISSSYFYTAGFRRKELDAVPLIIGTSPKKYSRTNKWIVMKE, from the coding sequence ATGAATCAACAGCTTGTGTATACACCTTTAGCGGAGCCTTTCGTAATGGGGGTTATGTCAGTTGTAGCCGTTATTTTAAGTGTATTTTCAAGTAATCTACTGTTTTTATCTCTCGTATTTTTATATGTAATTTTAATAGGTGCTATGCATGTATATATACGTAAAGTATCTCGTGTTGAATGGGAATACAGTCAAGGGAATTCGAATGTTTTTATAGGTGAAACGAATATGTGCAAAATGAAAATTTCAAACAAGTCGATATTTCCTATTCTTAATATCGTATTTCGATTTAAATGTGAAAATAAGCTAACTTGGAATCATGATGAAATAAACAAAAATCATAGTACAGGTTCAAATTATTATATGAATTTTAATTTAAAAGGAAGGGAGTCAGTTTCATTTGATTTGCAAGCTGTAGCGTTAAAAAGAGGCATCGCGAAATGGGAAGAAGTTGAAATTGTTATTACTGATCTCTTTGGATTTATAACGAACCATATAACATATAAACAAGTTGATACGCCCTCTTATTTAGTTTTACCAGCTGTTCCGAAAATACAAGTTCCTGAATTACAAGAATGGTCACGAGGATTTCGAAAAGCGATGTCTTCACCCTTATATGATGAAACGAAAGTAATGGGAGTAAAGTCTTATGAAAATGAAGATTTTCGTTCCATCCACTGGAGTGCAACAGCGAAAACAGGGACAATAATTGCGAAAAAGTATGAGCGAACACAATGTGATAAATACGCGATTTATCTCAACTTGCAAAATAAAAGTGGTGTTTCTTTGCGAAATGATATAGAGGAACTAATTGAATTAACAGCAGGTATATGCAAACAACTTCTTATGCAAAACTGTTCGTTTGAAGTATGGATCAATAGTGTAAAAGATAACGGTTTGCTACATATAAAAAATGGGGATAATCGGAAACATTTGCAAAATGTATTAAAGGTACTTGCCTCGATATCAGACCAAGATACGCCTATATCTTCTTCTTACTTTTACACAGCAGGCTTTCGTCGAAAGGAACTGGATGCGGTTCCTTTAATTATTGGTACTTCACCAAAGAAATACAGTAGAACGAATAAATGGATTGTAATGAAAGAATAA
- a CDS encoding AAA family ATPase: MTNNISKVIIGKDESIELAAIALIARGHILLEDVPGTGKTTLAKSLAKSVDAKFQRIQFTADTLPGDVIGLEYFDVKESDFKTRLGPIFANIVLVDEINRAVPRTQSSLLEVMEERTVTIAKQTHSLPEPFLVIATQNPLESAGTFPLPDAQLDRFLLTIRQGYPTREAEKEMMNRFQMNDPLETLHSIISSEEIITMQKRAREVLVGNDVQDYLLEIIEATRNHELIEIGVSPRGTLAFMRAIQARAILNERDYCTPDDIKTLTASVCAHRLTLTIEGEMKTTKEQIMKEILHTISVPVENVR, encoded by the coding sequence ATTACTAATAATATTTCGAAGGTTATTATAGGAAAAGACGAATCGATTGAACTGGCAGCTATAGCTCTTATAGCAAGAGGACACATTTTATTAGAGGATGTACCTGGGACAGGAAAAACAACATTAGCGAAAAGTTTGGCTAAAAGTGTGGACGCCAAATTTCAAAGAATACAATTTACAGCGGATACTTTGCCTGGAGATGTTATTGGCCTTGAATACTTTGATGTGAAGGAATCGGATTTTAAAACAAGGTTAGGACCCATTTTTGCAAATATCGTATTAGTGGATGAAATTAATCGAGCTGTACCGAGAACACAATCTTCGTTACTTGAGGTTATGGAAGAGCGTACGGTTACAATTGCGAAACAGACACATTCATTACCAGAACCTTTTTTAGTTATAGCAACGCAAAATCCACTCGAATCAGCGGGCACATTTCCTTTACCAGATGCTCAATTAGACCGATTTTTACTTACGATTCGCCAAGGTTATCCTACGAGAGAAGCTGAAAAGGAAATGATGAATCGGTTTCAAATGAATGATCCGTTAGAAACATTACACTCTATTATTTCAAGTGAAGAAATTATTACGATGCAAAAGCGTGCAAGAGAAGTGTTAGTAGGGAATGATGTGCAAGATTATCTTCTTGAAATTATTGAAGCAACTCGTAACCATGAGTTAATTGAAATTGGTGTAAGCCCTCGGGGAACGTTGGCATTTATGAGAGCGATTCAAGCACGGGCAATATTAAATGAAAGAGATTACTGTACGCCAGATGATATTAAGACGCTCACTGCATCCGTTTGTGCTCATCGTTTAACGTTAACAATTGAGGGAGAGATGAAAACGACGAAAGAACAAATTATGAAAGAAATTCTTCATACGATTAGTGTGCCAGTGGAGAATGTACGATGA
- a CDS encoding nitroreductase family protein, with product MTNSVKTNDFNEILTGRRSIRKYDPSVKISKEEMTEILTEATLAPSSVNMQPWRFVVIESDEAKATLAPLAKFNQSQVETSSAMIALFGDLNNFDNAEEIYGTAVERGLMPAEVKEDQMKKLSAYFSMVTPEVMKDTVLIDGGLVAMQFMLAARAHGYDTCPIGGFEKDQIAEAFGLDKESYVPVMLISIGKAADSGYQSVRLPIEKVAEWK from the coding sequence ATGACTAACTCAGTAAAAACAAATGATTTTAACGAAATTTTAACAGGACGTCGTTCAATTCGTAAGTACGACCCTTCAGTGAAAATTAGCAAAGAAGAAATGACAGAAATTCTTACAGAAGCAACACTTGCACCATCTTCAGTAAACATGCAACCATGGAGATTCGTAGTGATTGAAAGTGACGAAGCGAAAGCAACACTTGCGCCACTTGCGAAATTCAATCAATCTCAAGTAGAAACGTCTTCAGCAATGATTGCTTTATTTGGTGATTTAAACAACTTTGATAACGCAGAAGAAATTTACGGTACAGCAGTAGAGCGTGGACTTATGCCAGCAGAAGTAAAAGAAGATCAAATGAAAAAACTTTCAGCTTACTTCTCTATGGTTACACCAGAAGTAATGAAAGATACGGTATTAATTGACGGTGGTCTTGTAGCAATGCAATTTATGCTAGCAGCTCGTGCGCACGGTTATGACACTTGTCCAATTGGTGGATTTGAGAAAGATCAAATCGCAGAAGCATTTGGACTAGATAAAGAAAGCTATGTACCAGTTATGTTAATTTCAATCGGGAAAGCTGCAGACAGTGGTTACCAATCAGTACGTCTTCCAATTGAAAAAGTTGCAGAGTGGAAATAA
- a CDS encoding T7SS effector LXG polymorphic toxin has product MSLNMYLGEVQSQTQSMNAICNATIQSMEQVIQSIDAFAIDTVLQGQTYSSAKSYLVQTFRPLAQGIICLCEELIRQNEAFPNEFQAKVASTDVIEQEIREQIRGINQSITSIEAIEVLTPMPGVGAIVTVLRAMRKKLEEKLEHLYEFNHSSSNNYSTALQLAASITAGLAEVQSGKGFSPVSGTFSTQGLNMDWVSSIQGIIEETARKNDQSINDIETNNIIEKKSPVRNAWDDATDSIVGTFETAKKMWEAIQRGSGKAIGDEIESAIALSNMDIGTFINVTYALFHLDETAKNMWHAFSNKIKRDMIEGDAESRTELTTYGLTQVATTILGDRALNKVGHITKGAKASSGVSTFANAVKLAKELKPTLEMLQSFKREASYAFSSIGGTIVTKIPQGELIEAYYKFAKSKDGGKGKPSSNKNTNVDNFDAKTATNKQKGNYGEIKSSDNLLNNQSLKEAGFDLKPVGKSAPSGINDKIVKGIDGLYENTNAESKIKYVIDEAKFGSSQLGKTKDGRQMSNDWLNGAKTRKSRILKAVDGDEVLAEEIKDALENGAVERVLSKVDSSGNVKTFRIDTKGDIIGEWP; this is encoded by the coding sequence ATGAGTTTAAACATGTATTTGGGAGAAGTACAAAGTCAAACTCAAAGTATGAACGCTATATGTAATGCTACGATTCAAAGTATGGAACAAGTCATTCAATCTATTGATGCCTTTGCGATAGACACAGTATTACAAGGACAAACATACAGTAGTGCAAAATCCTACCTTGTCCAAACATTTCGGCCATTAGCGCAAGGAATTATATGCTTATGTGAAGAATTAATTCGCCAAAACGAAGCATTTCCAAATGAGTTCCAAGCGAAAGTTGCTTCGACAGATGTGATTGAACAAGAAATAAGAGAACAAATAAGGGGAATTAATCAATCGATTACAAGTATAGAAGCAATAGAAGTACTTACACCAATGCCCGGAGTAGGTGCAATTGTAACGGTATTAAGAGCAATGAGAAAAAAACTGGAAGAAAAACTAGAGCATTTATATGAATTCAATCATTCATCCAGCAACAACTACAGCACCGCTCTCCAATTAGCAGCTAGCATCACAGCCGGACTCGCTGAAGTGCAAAGCGGGAAAGGATTTAGTCCTGTGAGTGGTACGTTTAGTACACAAGGGTTGAATATGGATTGGGTGAGTTCGATTCAGGGGATTATAGAAGAAACAGCTCGAAAAAATGATCAGTCAATTAATGATATAGAAACAAATAACATAATTGAGAAGAAATCTCCGGTTAGAAATGCTTGGGACGATGCGACAGACAGTATAGTTGGCACGTTTGAAACAGCGAAAAAGATGTGGGAAGCTATTCAAAGAGGATCGGGGAAAGCTATTGGTGATGAAATCGAGTCCGCAATAGCTTTAAGTAATATGGACATAGGAACTTTTATTAATGTAACCTATGCACTTTTCCATTTGGATGAAACTGCAAAAAATATGTGGCATGCATTTTCAAATAAAATAAAACGAGATATGATAGAGGGAGATGCAGAGAGTCGTACAGAATTGACTACCTATGGATTAACACAAGTAGCTACCACAATATTAGGCGATAGGGCACTAAATAAAGTAGGCCATATCACAAAAGGAGCAAAAGCATCAAGTGGAGTAAGTACATTTGCTAATGCAGTAAAACTAGCAAAAGAATTGAAGCCTACGCTTGAAATGTTACAATCATTTAAGAGAGAGGCTTCCTATGCATTCTCTAGTATTGGTGGAACTATCGTAACCAAAATACCTCAAGGCGAATTAATAGAAGCTTATTATAAGTTTGCGAAGTCTAAAGATGGTGGTAAGGGTAAACCTAGCAGTAACAAAAATACAAATGTAGATAATTTTGATGCAAAAACAGCTACAAATAAGCAAAAAGGTAATTATGGTGAAATAAAATCTAGTGACAATTTATTGAATAATCAAAGTTTAAAAGAAGCTGGATTTGATTTAAAGCCAGTCGGAAAAAGTGCACCATCAGGCATAAATGATAAAATAGTAAAAGGAATTGATGGATTATACGAAAATACAAATGCAGAATCAAAGATCAAATACGTTATAGATGAAGCTAAATTTGGTAGTTCACAATTAGGAAAAACTAAAGATGGACGACAAATGTCAAATGATTGGTTGAATGGTGCGAAGACGCGAAAAAGTAGGATATTGAAGGCTGTTGATGGAGATGAAGTATTAGCAGAAGAGATTAAGGATGCATTGGAAAACGGTGCAGTAGAAAGAGTACTATCAAAAGTCGATAGTAGTGGGAATGTGAAAACATTTAGAATAGATACAAAGGGAGACATAATTGGAGAATGGCCATAA
- a CDS encoding PoNi-like cognate immunity protein, with amino-acid sequence MRDHLCIEEKCKKGIEYHKKFIEKNRVKIKSLKEDEKNGIQRYPNDNNSIIEGTYLSNFNYALDDIIAKYSLGENIHTMEADFENALIDLGHIGEREVGYLNLIWMISLGILLETEKKNLVSLAKLVEKENMNDAVIDFLLCASDIGYTKMTNRYYKENPYAKTREIIELAQTDKKEASKRLQTYMEKEWFKGHYDYEWKNAHKEPGYVGYWSFETAAIVKILGLDDTSLKDNNHYPYDLAHYKNEMKFKHIDLSEYHYEDETEEIEDIVEGIEHNPALENIIPPKWHSLVNELIHDYENMDDSSFYEKYKKTIGIGQVWFLPQEYEEENEQKNLLGSLIVFALTVRDYILQLDYKDDLEDYIDNLKNFWNVSETKLVQFILENDQNYYAWVPKEASIPNMYEVKIESVDVEEVL; translated from the coding sequence ATGAGAGATCATTTATGTATAGAAGAAAAATGTAAAAAAGGAATAGAATATCATAAAAAGTTTATTGAAAAAAATAGAGTTAAAATTAAAAGTTTAAAAGAAGATGAAAAAAATGGTATTCAAAGGTATCCTAATGACAATAATAGTATTATAGAAGGAACCTATCTATCAAATTTTAATTATGCGTTGGATGATATTATTGCGAAATACTCTTTAGGAGAAAATATCCATACAATGGAAGCAGATTTTGAGAATGCCCTCATTGATTTGGGGCATATAGGGGAAAGAGAAGTTGGATATTTAAATCTAATTTGGATGATATCTCTAGGGATTTTATTAGAGACGGAGAAAAAGAATCTTGTAAGTTTAGCTAAACTAGTTGAGAAGGAAAATATGAACGACGCAGTAATTGATTTCCTCTTATGCGCTAGTGATATTGGATACACAAAAATGACGAATAGATATTATAAAGAAAATCCATATGCAAAAACGAGAGAGATTATAGAACTTGCACAAACAGATAAAAAAGAAGCGTCTAAAAGATTGCAAACGTACATGGAGAAAGAATGGTTTAAAGGCCATTATGATTATGAATGGAAAAATGCACATAAAGAACCTGGATATGTGGGGTATTGGAGCTTTGAGACAGCTGCAATAGTAAAGATACTCGGACTTGATGATACAAGTTTAAAAGATAATAATCATTATCCATATGATTTGGCACATTATAAAAATGAAATGAAATTCAAGCATATAGACCTAAGTGAATATCACTATGAAGATGAGACAGAAGAAATCGAGGATATAGTAGAAGGAATTGAACATAATCCTGCATTGGAAAATATTATTCCGCCAAAATGGCATTCATTGGTCAATGAATTAATACATGATTATGAGAATATGGATGATAGTAGTTTTTATGAAAAATACAAAAAAACGATAGGAATAGGTCAAGTGTGGTTCTTACCACAAGAGTATGAAGAAGAAAATGAGCAAAAAAATCTATTAGGAAGTTTAATTGTGTTTGCCCTGACGGTAAGAGATTATATATTACAACTGGACTATAAAGACGATTTAGAAGACTACATTGATAATCTTAAAAATTTCTGGAATGTTTCAGAAACAAAGTTAGTTCAATTTATATTAGAAAATGATCAAAATTATTATGCATGGGTACCAAAAGAAGCAAGCATCCCAAATATGTATGAAGTGAAGATTGAGAGTGTCGATGTAGAGGAAGTTCTATAA
- a CDS encoding putative quinol monooxygenase — MIIIHAIFQVDPAKQQAFLEEIQPLIHGSREESGNVSYDLYKDTEKESVYTMVEVWKDEAAVASHNTSEHFTSFVSKAAQFLTAPLDIKAYNGELVK; from the coding sequence ATGATTATTATTCACGCAATATTTCAAGTAGACCCAGCAAAACAACAAGCATTTTTAGAAGAAATTCAGCCACTCATTCATGGTTCAAGAGAAGAAAGTGGCAATGTATCTTATGACTTATATAAAGATACAGAAAAAGAAAGTGTTTATACGATGGTAGAAGTATGGAAAGATGAAGCAGCAGTTGCGAGCCATAATACGAGTGAACACTTCACATCTTTCGTTAGTAAAGCAGCACAATTTTTAACTGCTCCTCTTGATATAAAAGCTTATAATGGAGAGTTAGTAAAATAA
- a CDS encoding DUF4240 domain-containing protein, with protein METLLIQQTEKSNKFWKIVVKEKDYVVFYGKIGTAGSVKAKEFETEEECMNEANKLVASKRKKGYIDPLPGEDYIKEKTITEEEFWELLHRAKTKGEDQEEQIEWLTSHLAKRTVHEIVAFDTHMHSLLKDSYTSRLWAAAYIIMGGCSDDTFDYFRGWLLYQGKETYEACIEDPERLIPVLENLSEYDVPEIEELSLYFGFTVYAEKTGDEDDTYFTLYHVLSNEEFDDVDFEFDWNEDDEEGLKKVFPRLWEMYGEEPIEW; from the coding sequence ATGGAAACGTTATTAATCCAGCAAACTGAGAAATCAAATAAGTTTTGGAAAATCGTTGTGAAAGAAAAAGACTATGTTGTGTTTTACGGAAAAATTGGCACAGCTGGCAGTGTGAAAGCGAAAGAGTTTGAAACAGAAGAAGAATGTATGAATGAAGCTAATAAACTAGTTGCTTCCAAACGTAAAAAAGGATATATAGACCCGTTGCCTGGGGAAGATTACATAAAAGAAAAAACGATAACCGAAGAAGAATTTTGGGAGCTACTTCATCGTGCAAAAACGAAAGGTGAGGACCAAGAAGAACAAATAGAATGGCTTACTTCTCACCTTGCTAAACGTACAGTACATGAAATTGTAGCTTTTGATACGCATATGCATAGCCTTTTGAAAGACTCCTATACCTCCCGTTTATGGGCAGCAGCCTATATTATTATGGGTGGCTGTTCAGATGATACTTTCGATTACTTCCGCGGATGGTTATTATATCAAGGAAAAGAGACATACGAAGCTTGTATTGAAGATCCAGAACGATTAATTCCTGTATTAGAAAATTTGAGTGAGTATGACGTCCCAGAAATAGAAGAACTTTCTTTATATTTCGGTTTCACTGTATATGCAGAAAAAACTGGTGACGAAGATGATACTTACTTTACACTTTACCATGTCTTATCTAATGAAGAATTCGACGATGTAGATTTTGAATTTGACTGGAATGAAGACGATGAAGAAGGTTTAAAAAAGGTGTTTCCTAGGCTATGGGAGATGTATGGGGAAGAACCGATTGAGTGGTAG
- a CDS encoding elongation factor G, translating to MTTINIGIVAHVDAGKTSLTERILYETNVIKEIGRVDSGNTQTDSMELERQRGITIKASVVSFFIDDVKVNVIDTPGHADFIAEVERSFRVLDGAILVISAVEGVQAQTKILMRTLQKLNIPTILFVNKIDRSGANTEKVMKQIKEVLSNEAFPFYSVLNEGTKEAQIIEYKSYDDCMELLAPFNESLLESYVNNEIIPDALLREKLEQQIQQANVYPIFFGSAMTGIGVFEILEKLPALMPALTSAQEEPLSGVVFKIEREPSGEKVAYIRVFSGSLHVRKYVDIQRDESLPHKEKIKKMCMFHSGNAVQSTIVPSGEFCKVWGLNDIKIGDIIGERTDYIKDIHFAEPQMEAAIDAVPKERIHDLYAALMELCEEDPLIKVWKDDVHNELYIRLFGEVQKEVIETTLYEKYNLQVTFSNTRVVCIEKPIGVGNSVEVMGEKENPFYATIGFKVERGELNCGITYKLGVELGSLPLAFHKAIEDTVFQTLKQGLYGWEVTDIIVTLTHTGYASPVTTASDFRNLTPLVLMGALKKAETYVYEPVNEFELTVPKQAISTAMYKLAAVPATFAEPILYNDSYQLTGSLPVAKTENFKRMLHSFTEGEGIFTTKPAGFTKLMAPFPTRKRVDYNPLNRKDYLLHVLKAY from the coding sequence ATGACAACAATAAATATAGGGATTGTCGCGCACGTAGACGCTGGCAAGACGAGTTTGACTGAGCGTATTCTTTATGAAACGAATGTGATTAAAGAAATTGGCCGAGTAGATAGTGGTAATACACAAACTGACTCAATGGAATTAGAAAGACAACGCGGAATTACGATTAAAGCATCTGTCGTTTCTTTCTTTATTGATGATGTAAAAGTAAATGTCATTGATACACCTGGACACGCTGATTTTATCGCTGAAGTGGAGCGATCATTCCGCGTTCTAGACGGTGCGATTTTAGTTATCTCTGCCGTTGAAGGTGTGCAAGCACAAACAAAAATTTTAATGCGAACATTACAGAAACTAAACATACCGACTATTTTATTCGTTAATAAAATTGATCGTAGTGGCGCAAACACTGAAAAAGTTATGAAACAAATAAAAGAGGTTCTTTCAAATGAAGCATTCCCCTTCTATTCTGTTCTAAACGAAGGAACGAAAGAAGCCCAGATCATTGAATACAAATCATATGACGATTGTATGGAACTGTTAGCACCATTTAATGAATCGTTACTTGAATCATATGTAAATAACGAAATAATACCGGACGCACTATTAAGAGAAAAACTAGAACAGCAAATACAGCAAGCAAATGTGTATCCAATCTTTTTCGGTTCAGCAATGACAGGTATAGGAGTTTTTGAAATACTTGAAAAACTTCCGGCCCTAATGCCAGCTCTTACATCGGCACAAGAGGAACCATTATCTGGTGTTGTTTTTAAAATTGAACGTGAACCTTCTGGAGAAAAGGTTGCGTATATAAGAGTTTTTTCAGGTAGCTTACATGTTAGAAAATATGTTGATATACAGCGCGATGAGTCTCTACCACATAAAGAAAAGATTAAAAAAATGTGTATGTTTCATAGCGGAAATGCTGTTCAATCTACTATCGTTCCTAGCGGAGAATTTTGCAAAGTGTGGGGACTGAATGATATAAAAATTGGTGATATTATCGGTGAACGTACGGATTATATAAAAGATATTCACTTTGCCGAACCACAAATGGAAGCAGCGATTGATGCGGTACCTAAAGAGCGAATTCATGATTTATACGCTGCACTTATGGAACTCTGTGAAGAAGATCCACTCATTAAAGTGTGGAAAGATGATGTTCATAATGAACTTTATATTCGCCTTTTCGGTGAAGTACAAAAAGAGGTTATCGAAACAACACTTTATGAGAAATATAATTTGCAGGTTACTTTTTCAAATACGCGAGTTGTATGTATCGAGAAACCAATTGGCGTAGGCAATTCTGTTGAAGTAATGGGTGAAAAAGAGAATCCATTTTACGCAACAATCGGATTCAAAGTTGAACGTGGTGAACTTAATTGCGGCATAACATATAAATTAGGTGTTGAGCTCGGCTCACTACCTTTAGCATTTCATAAAGCGATTGAAGATACGGTATTTCAAACGTTAAAACAAGGATTATATGGATGGGAAGTTACAGATATTATCGTCACGTTAACACATACTGGTTATGCTAGTCCTGTTACAACAGCGAGTGATTTTAGAAACTTAACACCACTCGTACTAATGGGTGCTTTAAAGAAAGCTGAAACATATGTATATGAACCAGTAAACGAGTTTGAATTAACTGTACCGAAGCAGGCAATTAGTACCGCAATGTATAAGCTCGCTGCCGTTCCAGCAACTTTTGCAGAGCCTATATTATATAATGATTCTTACCAATTAACAGGATCATTACCTGTTGCGAAAACAGAGAATTTTAAACGCATGCTTCATTCATTTACAGAAGGAGAAGGCATATTTACAACGAAGCCAGCTGGTTTCACAAAGCTTATGGCTCCCTTCCCTACTCGAAAACGTGTTGATTATAATCCGCTGAATCGTAAGGATTATTTACTTCATGTTTTGAAGGCTTATTAA
- a CDS encoding DUF3958 family protein, with the protein MSQEIETKINQCNQKLRIIFEEQNENRIALQNQERAEASFHEWKNRSNRLFNRILETWHGDKEVFHLFTNMRQEIGQYERKLTFELENEKETLLKEKRHLSEKENDLSYEQQQLQREANT; encoded by the coding sequence ATGAGTCAAGAAATTGAAACGAAAATCAATCAATGTAATCAAAAATTACGAATTATATTTGAAGAACAAAATGAAAACCGAATCGCGCTGCAAAATCAAGAACGAGCTGAGGCTAGTTTTCATGAATGGAAAAATAGAAGTAATCGTTTATTTAACCGAATACTAGAAACTTGGCACGGCGACAAAGAAGTGTTTCACCTTTTTACGAATATGCGGCAAGAAATCGGACAGTATGAAAGAAAACTTACATTCGAATTAGAAAATGAAAAAGAGACGTTGCTTAAAGAAAAACGGCATCTCAGTGAGAAAGAAAACGACCTTTCCTATGAACAGCAGCAACTACAAAGGGAGGCCAATACATGA
- a CDS encoding TIGR04197 family type VII secretion effector — protein MGEFQSNLHTATQLATKMRNASDRMKSATSRSINKATRTTLSVNFKAQEANQQNLQITKQFCTAFQQTIDNIHSVANEFEKMDTGLQKTFQ, from the coding sequence ATGGGAGAATTTCAAAGTAATTTGCATACGGCAACGCAACTTGCAACGAAAATGAGAAATGCTTCAGATAGAATGAAAAGTGCTACTAGTCGCTCTATAAATAAGGCAACGCGTACTACACTATCTGTGAACTTCAAGGCACAAGAAGCAAATCAACAAAATTTACAGATCACGAAACAATTTTGTACTGCTTTTCAACAAACAATTGATAATATCCATTCCGTAGCAAATGAATTTGAGAAAATGGATACAGGACTTCAAAAGACTTTTCAATAA
- a CDS encoding NUDIX hydrolase yields the protein MDLTFKVEETCFNYRVGAICKQDNKILILQGDGEDFWYVPGGRVKMLENSEDALQRELAEELAAPIKGKRLIWSVENFFTLSEQKFHEISFYYEVELHELPANGADQYILEEEDRTYLFKWVPVEELHAYNLQPAFIKEKVKNIAVHTEHIILQD from the coding sequence ATGGATCTTACGTTTAAAGTTGAGGAAACATGTTTTAATTACCGCGTTGGAGCAATTTGTAAACAGGATAATAAAATACTTATTCTGCAAGGTGACGGTGAAGATTTTTGGTACGTACCGGGCGGAAGAGTGAAAATGTTAGAAAACAGTGAGGATGCGTTACAACGGGAACTTGCAGAAGAACTAGCTGCTCCTATTAAAGGGAAGAGATTAATATGGTCAGTAGAAAATTTCTTTACACTTTCTGAGCAAAAGTTTCATGAGATTAGTTTTTATTATGAAGTAGAGCTACATGAATTACCTGCAAATGGAGCGGATCAATATATTTTGGAAGAAGAGGATAGAACATATTTGTTTAAGTGGGTGCCGGTAGAAGAGTTACATGCATATAATTTACAGCCTGCATTTATAAAAGAGAAAGTAAAGAATATAGCAGTTCATACAGAACATATCATTTTACAAGATTAA